The proteins below are encoded in one region of Conger conger chromosome 17, fConCon1.1, whole genome shotgun sequence:
- the LOC133116712 gene encoding cyclic nucleotide-gated channel cone photoreceptor subunit alpha-like produces the protein MAKICTEQSYSAQHRLSARPPEDEEERLENGSSRPHSLCDDTSSELQGVVSAAASAQRESRSSFTGAGAMARLSSFILMLRNWASHRLHQEAERPDSFLERFRGAELKDLSSRDSNAQSSPGHPNQPRRRNHWPLATLNVNNCNNTDDKKGDKKEQKKEEKDEKKDEKGEKKDDKKEEKKDNKKDDKKDDKKDDKKKEEPPKEVWIMDPATDLYYRWLTVIAAPAFYNLMMLVTRACFNELQENFTKLWLTLDYSSDLIYIIDTFVRSRTGFLEQGLLVKDPKKLRENYMKTNQFKTDIFSIFPTDILMLKVGFNNPELRFNRLFRIGRLFEFFDRTETRTNYPNIFRISNLVLYILVIIHWNACIFFAISKTIGFGSDSWVYPNISHPEFGRLSRKYIYCLYWSTLTLTTIGETPPPVRDIEYLFVVCDFLIGVLIFATIVGNVGAMISNMNASRAEFQAKIDSIKQYMQFRKVTKDLEARVIKWFDYLWTNKKTCDEKEVLKNLPDKLKAEIAINVHLETLKKVRIFQDCEAGLLIELVLKLQPQVFSPGDYICKKGDIGREMYIIKEGKLAVVADDGVTQFVVLSDGAYFGEISILGIKGSKAGNRRTANIRSVGYSDLFALSKDDLMEALTEYPEAKKALEEKGKAILMKDNLIDEAVANSGADAKDMEEKVVRLESHLEVIQTKFARLMAEYTASQCKIKQRIANMENRVKTLRSEDLAEVVEDKKDK, from the exons ATGGCCAAGATCTGCACCGAGCAGTCCTACTCCGCCCAGCACCGGCTGTCCGCCCGGCCGcccgaggacgaggaggagcgGCTGGAGAATGGCAGCAGCAG gccgcACTCCCTCTGTGACGACACGTCCTCTGAGCTGCAGGGGGTGGTTTCTGCGGCCGCCAGCGCCCAGCGCGAGTCCCGCAGCTCCTTCACGGGAGCAGGAGCCATGGCCAG gctCTCCAGCTTCATCCTCATGCTGAGGAACTGGGCCTCTCACCGGCTGCACCAGGAGGCGGAGCGGCCCGACTCCTTCCTGGAGCGGTTCCGGGGCGCGGAGCTCAAGGACCTCTCCAGCCGGGACAGCAACGCGCAGTCCTCCCCGGGCCACCCCAACCAGCCGCGCCGGAGGAA tcattGGCCACTGGCTACTCTCAATGTGAACAACTGTAACAACACAGATGA CAAAAAAGGTGAcaagaaagaacagaaaaaagaagaaaaagatgagaAAAAAGATGAGAAGGGTGAGAAAAAAGATGAcaagaaagaagaaaagaaggaCAATAAAAAGGACGACAAGAAGGATGATAAAAAAGATGACAAAAAGAAGGAGGAGCCACC AAAAGAAGTGTGGATCATGGACCCGGCGACAGACCTGTACTACAGATGGCTGACAGTCATAGCTGCTCCCGCATTTTATAACCTGATGATGCTCGTGACCAG GGCCTGCTTTAACGAACTTCAGGAGAACTTCACCAAGCTATGGCTGACACTGGACTATTCCTCAGACCTGATCTACATCATTGACACTTTTGTAAGGTCACGGACAG GATTCTTGGAACAAGGACTGCTTGTAAAAGACCCAAAGAAATTAAGAGAAAACTACATGAAAACCAATCAGTTCAAGACTGACATTTTCTCCATATTTCCAACTGATATTCTCATGTTAAAAGTGGGGTTCAACAACCCAGAGTTGAGGTTCAACCGCCTATTCAGAATCGGACGCCTCTTTGAGTTCTTTGACCGTACCGAGACCAGAACCAACTACCCCAACATCTTCCGGATCAGCAACCTCGTCCTGTACATCCTCGTCATCATCCATTGGAATGCCTGTATATTTTTTGCCATCTCGAAGACCATTGGCTTTGGCAGTGACTCCTGGGTGTACCCAAACATTAGCCACCCGGAGTTTGGTCGCCTGTCCCGCAAATACATTTACTGCCTATACTGGTCCACGCTCACCCTCACGACCATCGGAGAGACGCCTCCGCCGGTCAGGGACATCGAGTACTTGTTCGTCGTCTGCGACTTTCTCATCGGCGTGCTCATCTTCGCCACGATCGTCGGCAACGTCGGCGCCATGATCTCCAACATGAACGCGTCCCGCGCCGAGTTCCAGGCCAAGATCGACTCCATCAAGCAGTACATGCAGTTCCGGAAGGTCACCAAGGACCTGGAGGCCCGGGTCATCAAGTGGTTCGACTACCTCTGGACGAACAAGAAGACCTGCGACGAGAAGGAGGTGCTGAAGAACCTGCCGGACAAGCTGAAGGCCGAGATCGCCATCAACGTCCACCTGGAGACGCTGAAGAAGGTGCGCATCTTCCAGGACTGCGAGGCGGGCCTCCTGATCGAGCTGGTGCTCAAGCTGCAGCCGCAGGTCTTCAGCCCCGGCGACTACATCTGCAAGAAGGGCGACATCGGCCGGGAGATGTACATCATCAAGGAGGGGAAGCTGGCGGTGGTGGCGGACGACGGGGTCACGCAGTTCGTGGTGCTGAGCGACGGCGCATATTTCGGGGAGATCAGCATCCTGGGCATCAAAGGGAGCAAGGCCGGGAACCGACGAACGGCCAACATCCGGAGCGTGGGGTACTCGGACCTCTTCGCCCTCTCCAAGGACGACCTGATGGAGGCCCTGACCGAGTACCCCGAGGCCAAGAAGGCCCTGGAGGAGAAAGGCAAGGCCATCCTGATGAAGGACAACCTGATCGACGAGGCGGTGGCCAACTCCGGCGCCGACGCCAAAGACATGGAGGAGAAGGTGGTGCGGCTGGAGTCCCACCTGGAGGTCATCCAGACCAAGTTCGCCCGGCTGATGGCGGAGTACACGGCCAGCCAGTGCAAGATCAAGCAGAGGATCGCCAACATGGAGAACCGGGTGAAGACCCTCAGGAGCGAGGATCTCGCAGAGGTCGTCGAAGACAAAAAGGACAAGTAG